From Deltaproteobacteria bacterium:
AGAGATTTTGCAATGGATTGTCAGACGAATCATTTCGAATAGGTACATTCATAATTGGCTTTCACCCCCGAGCCATCTCATCGGGATTATTTTTGCCTCATTGCTATCAATTGACGAGTACTGAAGAAAAAAGTATACATCTAGTATACAGCACAGTCATGCAAGCAATGATGGGAGAGGAACATTAAACTTTATTATTTTAATGGGTTAACTTTTCTCGGGCGTGAGAGTTCTCATGAGAATCCTTAGCTGCGAGGGCTTTTTTTGAACTTCAAAGTTTCTTCAAAAAAATAAGCAACTTATTTTAAGAGGCCTCGAGGGAACCGGCTCTATCTGTCGGGGAAGTTTGGGTATCTCCCAATTGTAATATTGATTCAAGGAGCTACCCATGACAGCACCTGTTTTATCCACCCCCCACACACAAAATCCAGTAGCCCTTCATTCCGAGCCCCCAGCAACCTATGCCATAACGGTAAAAACTCCGCCTGTCAGGTTTCTCAATAGAGCTGAGGTAGAAGGCTCCTTCCGCGTGCGTTACAGTGATACCCCGCATACACTCAATGCCCTTTGGCGAAAAGATGATGGAGATTTGTTAGGGAATCTCATCTTGGGGATGGTTCTACCATTGAGTCTCCAAGCCATCGTTCGTGCGCTCAATTCTTTTGCAAAAGAGGTCGCAGATGTTTACCCAAGCATGTCACCACTAGCCAAAGCCTATTTAGCCGAAACTCAACTCATTGCTTTATCAGAACCTCACCGTCAACCAGGAGAAACCTGGTTATCTGCCACCCCACCTACTAACACAGAAAAACAGATCGCCGAGTTATCTATAGCTTATTTCCAAAACATGGCCATGGCAGACAAAATGCCAAGAGAACTTAAAAAGGCCATTGGGGCTTTGTGGTCTATCTCTCTAACACCGTGGAGCGAAGGCATCCTGGCTGAAAGTATCCATTTAGGTGAGGCGCTGCGTGCGGCTACACCTACAGCAGAACAAGAGGCCAACCCAAAAGTCACATCCACTATTTTGGATTGGCGAGCCATGCTACATGAAGCGCTCGCCGAATACTATAGACAAGACAAGGATGAAAGCTCATGCTTACGGGGGCTGTACGCTGCCCTGGCGTTGCGTGAACTTCAGACCAACTCGCCCTGGATCAAAACGCAATGGGACAAAGCAAGGTCTGTCTTCACCGAATACAACAAACTTGCCCAAAAAATTCTTGAACTAGTCCCCTCAGATCTTAAGTTTCGAGACAAAGCAGCCACAATCCAAGAAAAGGCCCGCAAATTTAACGCAATCGAACTAATGTTGTCCCACCTTAAGATACCGATCGACACAATCCTTGATATAAGCAACCCTTCACGACGGCTACAAATAGTTGAAGATGCTGACAATCTCGTTTTCACTGATCCTTTTAAGGACTTTTTGCCATGGTCACTTCAAGTAGAGGCCCTCCGATGGCATGCTCAAGCATTCGAAATGTGGAACAAGAATGATCCTACGTTTTATTTCCTAGGGAAATCCTTTGCATACGACCATTACCTCATTCGTCATGCTCTTGATCGCGGTGATTGGCTGCTGGCGGAAACTTCAATCGAACAATATCAGCAGAAAAAGAGTAGGTGGGGCACGGATGTCTATGAATATACACTTGGAAGACTTTACCGCTCATCAGAAACTACGTTCTACGAAGACATAGATGCAATGAAACTGCGATGGAAAAAGGACGTGAAAACAAGATTGAGCGATTTTAATACGCTTACATCCTACTTGGAATACCTCAAATGGCTTGGACTTTTTGCGGGTGACTTACATGTTGATGTGGAAGAACTTAATTCTTATTTACGTACAGGCTACCCCCAACCACAAAGCCCGGCCATCATCACGGCATTGAATGATCTCCTTCAAGAAGAAAAACTTGATCATGCTAGTTCTAGTAGTGCCCACAACACTCGATGGGTCGCTGACAAGTTAGCTAGTTTAGAAGCGTCACATTTTTATGAAGCCCGAGGGGGATTCAAACCAAAAAAATAACTGTTCCTTAAACAGCCTTGAGCGCTGGCTTTACTTTGCGATTATAAACTACGACTTGGTTGCGACCTTTGATTTTAGCGGAGTAGAGAGCAATGTCAGCATGGTTGATTAAATCATCCATGGTAATGGCATCGGCCGGCATGCCTGAAACTCCCACGCTAATGGTGATTTTGCCAACGTCTTGCTGCCCCATCTTGGCATCTTTAAAGTGCTCTTCAATGATATTCCGAATTTTCTCGGCAATTTGGTAAGCGTTGTATACTTCAGTATCGAGTAAAATAATGGCAAATTCTTCCCCCCCATAACGAGCGAGCGTGTCCACTTCGCGAATATTTTTAGACAACACCGCCGCTAAATCCTTCAACACCTGATCCCCCACTAAATGCCCAAAATTATCATTAAACTTTTTGAAATAATCGACATCGACCATGAGTAGCGACAAAGGCCGCTTAAAGCGCTTGCTGCGTTTTACTTCCATGGTGAGGGCTTGGTAAAAATAACGGCGATTGTAAATATTCGTGAGATCGTCGGTGATAGTAAGTTCTTTGGCTTGGGAAAAAAGATTGGCGTTCTCTAAAGCCACCGCTACCTGTGAAGATAAGGTCACCAACAATTCTTTTTCATTGAGATTAAACCCATCTTTAACCGGGCGCGAAAAATAAAGAATGCCCAACAATTTATCTTTTCTTAAAATAGGCACAAACAAACAGCACCGTTCTGGAAAAATAAACTCATGCCCTTCTAAATATTCTGACACCATTGAGCTATTGCGAATCAACAACGGTTCGGGTTTTTTCATGATCTCGGTTAATAAAGGCTCTTGTAATTTAACCTTGGTTTGGCCCACCAATTCTAAGTTCGTTAACCCATGGCTAGCACTCAAAATGAAATTTTTCTTGCGATGATCGGTGACAAAAATGGCAAACTCGGCAATCATCAATTCGCGCGATATCACCTCACTCAAAATCAAATAGAGTTCGTTAGGATCTAAAACGCTAGAAAGTGTGTTGCTAACCCGCGACAACAGCGAATATTCGCGCAAGGCATTTTTTAAACGATTATTGGTCTCTTCAATAATGCGGGTTTTTTCTTCTAAAACTTTATTATATTTTAATTCTTCTTCCGCAATCACCAGTTTACGATCCGAATGCAGGCGGATTCTTTCGAGCTCAGACAATTTTAACAACATCTTATTGAGCCGCCTCGACAAGATACCTAACTCGTCAATCGCATTGGAATCGACCCGGGCAGTCATGTCGCCCTTTTCCAATTGTTGTAAGACGCGAGTGATTTTGTTGAGCGGGCGGTTAATCAACAATTTTGCAACGAGTTTAACCCCATAAATCGCAACCACAAAAGACAGCCCTGCAAACAAGGCGAGCGTGCGAATCAAACTGTAATTGGCCAATTGTTCGGGTGGAAGACTTTGCAAAAATAACAACACCAAAGTAAAAAAGCAGGCTAGCAGAAAACCCGTTGCTATTCCCAACTGGAGCCCCAAGTCTTTACGTAAATTTTGAATGGGTTTCATAAATTAATTTAAGCGAATTATAAGGAGGTGCGCTGCATAGTGTCAACAGGGCAAATTTCCACTTGCAGGATAAAAAAAATCTTAGTAATCTCAGCTGGTTACGGAGCAACCTATGAAATTTAATCAAGAATCTCTTGTTAAAACTTTAAGTCCCATCCAAAATTTGGACAAAATTTTGTTCTTCCCCACACTTGATTCTACCCAAGATTATGCCAAGGCCAATGTAAAAGCATGGCAAGGGCAAACCGTGCTGATCGTGGCCGACGGCCAAACCACGGGCCATGGGCAATGGGGGCGAAGTTGGGAATCCCCCGCGGGGGTTAATCTTTATCTTACCTTGGTGGTTTTTCCCAACATTCCTGTTCAACAAGCCCCCTTCATCAATGTGGCCTGTGGCTTAGGTTTGCAAAAGGCGTTTAAAGAAAACTTGAACCTCCACTCCATGATCAAATGGCCCAACGATCTTTATCTTCATGGCAAAAAATTTGTTGGGTTGTTGTCGGAACTGGTTGAAGTTGAAGCGGGTCATCGTGCGGTTTTGATTGGTATGGGTATTAATATAAATTGTGAACTCAAACAATTTTCCGAAAGTGTTCAAAAAATAGCTACTTCTTTAAAAATTGAAACTGGCAAAAATTTTGATCGTAACGAATTGTTGGCCTTTTTATTGCCTGAGGTTTTAAGTGGAATTCAAATTTTAGAAACCGAAGGCATCAAACCCCTCTTAGAAGATTTTAAGAAATATTCTAGTTTTGTGGGTCAAAAAGTGCGCTTTGTTGAAAATAATCAAGAAATTTTGGGTAAGGTCTTCGGTCTTTCAGAAGAAGGTTGGCTAGAAGTGGTTGACGAAAAAAATCGTTTGCATCAATTGGTCTCGGGCGAGGTTTATTTATGCTCTTAGCCATAGATGTTGGTAATACCAACATGGTCATTGGGATTTATGAAGATGGCAAATTGCTGCACCATTGGCGGATGGAAACCAAAAAAGAACGCACCGCCGATGAGTTTGGGATTTTTTTTAAAGAACTCTTGCAGTTTGCCAATCTCAAGATGACCGATGTTGATCATATTATTATTTCTAACGTTGTGCCCCCATTAGAATTTGCCTTAACTCGCATGAGTGATCGCTACTTTGGAGTCAAACCCATTTTCGTGCGGGCGCAACTTAAACTCCCCATTAAGATTGGGTTAAAAATTCCTGAAGAAGTGGGCGCTGACCGTTTGGTCAACGCGGTTGGAGCCATTTACAAATACAAAGGCGCTTTGATTATCATCGATTTCGGCACAGCCACGACTTTTGATTTTATTTCTGCCAACCGCCTTTACAAGGGCGGCTGCATTGCCCCAGGCATCGCCATTTCGAACGAGGCCCTTTATCAAAATGCCTCCAAACTTCCCCGGGTAGAAATTGCTCGCCCAAAAAAAGTAATCGGCACCACCACGATTGAGAGTATGCAAGCGGGCGTGTTTTTTGGTTACCTAGGGTTGATCGATGAAACAGTTCGCCGCATCCAACGAGAAGTCAAAGTCAAAACCACGGTTATTGCCACCGGCGGGTTCACCAGTTTGTTTGCCAAAGAATCCAAAACCATCCAACACGTAGAACCTTTTTTGACGCTGGATGGGTTGTTACATATTTTTAATTATCTTCGTGCAAAGAAGTAAATATTCTATTCCACAATAGTAGGTTCAGGGCGGCATTGTTCTCGGGCCTTTAACAAACTTTGTTGTAATAATGGAGCTCTTAGCAATTCACAACTCTTTACCTCGATTACTCCTGGTAATCTCGAAGTAGCAACTGATTTCGTATCAATGGGCTCCATATAGAACTTAGCTCCACAGATAATGTCTTCGTCTTTGCGGTGTCCCTCAACTCCTGGTGTAAACGGAAGAACTTCTACTCGAACCCTTAGTTCTGAAGTCTGAAAATCGCACCGCCAGCTGCCTAAACTTTCACAAGTAAAACTACCCAAGCTAGCCAGAAAATCTCTGGCTTGTTTGTAGCTTGCTTGGATTGATTTTTTCCCTTCGGGCGTTAAGGTTAATTGGGTGTTTCGTGAGCCACAGATAGTAGTAGTAGCGTTAGCAAGATCGAGTTGGCCACCCCTTGAGGTACTATTAATAACAACACCTCTCTCTATTTCAATTTCTACTTTAGTGAGGCTTTTATCTGTTTCGATAGAAATGATATGGGGATTTATCGTAACTGCAGCAGGTCCAGCCATGGCATGTCTCCTTTTTATGACACACCCACCACTGAACACCTATTTTATTTCTCGAACTTATAGGCTTTTAGTTGCTATTTTTTAATACCTTAGGAACCAACGGCGCCACCACTTTAGACAAAGCTATCGAGGCCGTCCGCGGCACGAGGGCTGGGATATTGGGGATGGCTACGTGAATCACGTCATACTTTACATAGCTGGGATGGGAGTGGGAAGTTGGATGCGTGGTTTCACTTGCCCCACCTTGATCAACGGCCACATCGACTAAAACTGACCCTGGCTCCATTTTTTTTACCATCGCGGCGCGAATCACATGAGGGGTTTTAGATTTAGGGACATGCACCGCCCCAATCACAATATCGGCATGCTTCATTTGGGTTGACAAGGTTTGGGGACGCGACAAATAAAATTTAAGTTGCGGGTTTCTTTTTAAATGACTTAGGCCCTTTTTTTTATTCACATCAAATAAACTCACCCGTGCCCCAACACCTAAGGCCACCTGAGTGGCAGCTAAGCCCACGCTACCTGCCCCCACCACCACCACATGATTTGGCCAAACCCCCTTGCCGCCCTGCACTCGGCCTAAAAAATGTAAGCCCAAAGCAATGCTGAGCTTGCCGGCAATCTCGCTCATGGGATGCAAAATGGCCGTTAGCCCTTGGGCATTGCGATATTCTTCAAAAGGATAAATTTTAACGCGGTGTTTTTTTAACGCCACCACCAATCGCGGGTTAGCGGCCAAGTGCAAAAAGCAAAATAATTTTAACCCGGGGCGAAAATATTTAAATTCTTGCAAGAGAGGTTCTTTTACTTTGACAATCAAATCAGCCCGCTGCCACACACGGCTGGCCTGATTAATGAGTTGACCACCAGCTTTTTTATAGAGCATATCCGGAAACCCAGCTGAACAACCTGCTCCCTTTTCTACCAATACCGTAATGCCCTGGCGCACTAGCGAACGCACCGCTTCAGGCAACAAGGCCACTCGCCCTTCTCCATCTTTAATTTCTTTAGTAATACCGATGATCATTAACAATATTATAACTCAACTAATTGAATGAGTCCCTACCTAAAAAATTTTACTGAAGTCGGCAGAGGCTTCCAGGGGTCCGTGTCGTCCGGCGGTTATGGCCACCGGACGCACTCAAAGTCTCGGCTTTCACGGCTATATAGCCATAGAGGTGAAAGCTGGAGTTTACCCTGAGCAAAGCGACAGGGACAAACCCCTTCCAGCCTCAGCCAACTTCAGTAAAATTTTTCATATCTCTTCAAATACTTGAGAAATATAAAAAGGGAGCGAGGGTGTCTCTGTTTGGAAACATTGCGCAAGGAGCGAGCCCGTAGGAGGGCTAAAAAATTTTATTGTTTTTTTTGAATTAGAGGATGACAGAGGAATACTCTAATTCAATTAAAAACAAAAAATTTTTTAGCCCGAGTAGGGATCGCGGTGCGCGTTTTCAAACAGAGACACCCCCGCTCCCTTTTTAGGTGCAGAAATTTGATAAGGATGTAACAGAATGTAAAGGTTTTACGATTAAATATCTAATTCCATTCCATCATAACCAAGCTCAACCCCCGCAGGCAATTCGCGGTTAACAACGTCGTGATCGATGTCGTGAGTCATGTGGATGAAAACGGTATGTTTAGGTTTGACCTTTTGCACAAGGGCCAAAGACTCTTCCATATTCATGTGCGTAGGATGGGGCTTAAAACGCAGAGAATCTAAAATAAGCAGGTCAAGATTTTCCAAATAAGCCTGACTGGTTTCAGGAATTGATTTTACATCGGTACAATAGGCTATGTTGCCAATACGATAACCATAGGTGATGCCCTTGCCATGCTGCATGGGAAAGGCATTGACCTGAATGCCTTTTATTTCCATCACCGCGGCAATGGGTTTGCGAATTAACCTAGGGATAAACCCCAAAGACTCATCACAATTGCAAAAGATGTAATCAAAATATTTGTTCATCTTATCATAGGAAACATCATCAATATAAACCGGGATTTCTTCTTTTTGCAGATAATTAAAACATCGCAGATCATCGATGCCATGAATGTGATCGGCATGGGCATGAGTAAACAGCACGGCATCAATGCGTTTGATATTATTTTTCAAAACCTGTTCTCGAAAATCTGTGGAAGTATCGATAAGAAAATTTTTTCCTTCCACCTCCACAAAACAGGACGCTCGGCTGCGCTTATTTTTGGGATCGGCCGAATTGCAAACCTTGCATTCACAACCAATCACCGGAATGCCCGTAGAAGTGCCGGTGCCTAATAAAGTAACTTTCATAAGATGAAGTCTGCTATTTTCGATTGAATCTGTCAATTTACAAGGGAGAAACGCCGCTGGCGACGTATTTGGCCACAAAGCCGTTGCCATCTACATCAATAAAGACGGGGTTAGTAAAGGCAAAGGCCCTGACCCCACCGATGGTATGAGGGGCGTTTTGGAGTTTGTTGAAGAAATCGGCCTGAGAGACTTTAGTAGGATCGAGGCCCTTGGTAATAATGGGGAACATTGATTTAACATTGTTCGAAGAACGCACCACCACCACAATCCAGGTGTCTTCGTTAAAATCAAATGATTGGCTGATCGTGGCACGGCGCACTCCATCTTCGACGCTTTGTTCAAAACCATTGCCCTTTACCAATTTGACTTTGGGTTTAATGAAATAACGGTTTTTAATGGCCTGTGGCCCTGTACCATCACCAGTAGGAATACCCAAAAAGAAATTTTTTGCAGGGCCTTGATAAGTTTTATCCATGGCATCCATGGCCGGCACACCATCGGCATTGGTGTAAATTTCAACCGTATCCCAGTCTACATATTCAACACTGGATACTTTAATTTCTAAATCCACATGCCCGCCGCTAATCGTGCCCCCAATGGTGGTGGCTTGCGTGGCATCGGCTGATTTGGCCACCACTTGAATATAAGGGCCGTTAGAAACAATCACTTGATGGTTATTGGTATTCACGGCTACTTCTTCTTCGCTGATGGAACTATATTGATTACCAAAACCGTCCCGCGGGTCGATGCTCGAACGAATATAATTACGCGGCGAACCAATGGGTTCGCGTATTTGCACGTGACTATCGGAAGAACCAGTGGCGGTTTTGATCAACCCAAGGTTGAGCATATTAAAATAGGTAGGAAGAGCTGAATCAAACAACATTTCTGCAACATCAGGGTAGGCACCCACAATCAATTCAAGGGCGGTAAAATCAAAGGTCATGAGTTCGCTGGTACCTGGAGGGAAGGGTGCTTGGAAGCCACCTGCACTGTTGGTGTTGGTATGAAGACGATAATTTACCGGATCACCTACAGTATACAAAGGCTGCGCATCAGGGAAAAGGGTTGAGGTCACGAGCCCTGCAATTTTGAGATTACCGTAGATGGGGTCAAGGACATGCGCCAATTGAAGAACTTGCGTGCCTGGATTTTGAGCATCGATATTTTTAAAAAATTCACCCGGCCCTTGCACATAGTCATGCGATGGGTTGGCAGGATCATCACTGGGCATCAGGGTATAATCATAGGCCCCACCGGTGGTGGAGTTGGGATCAACGGTTAATGGAAAGGCCAGAAAATGCCCAAACGCCAGCGGCGTAATTTCATCACCCGCCATGGCACCTATGTAACCTTGGGAGTTTAAGGCCTGAACAATGGGTTTATAATCGGTTACAAAATCATGATCGGTAGACAAAATGACATCCATGCCCTCACCCAAGGTGGCATAGACTCGCGAGGCCAAACCAAAAGCACTATCAGCGCTATTGACGGAATGAAGATGTAAGTCCATCCCCACATAACCCGGCGTCGCTAATACATGTTCAGTGGCGGCATTAATAGTAGTTTTGCCGCCAGCGGCCATGTTGACGGATTGAGAGTAAACCGAATATTCAAACCCACGGGTGATATAAATTTTATATTGGCCGGGTTCGAGACGAAATTGATTGTCACTGATCACCCGCGAACTGCCATTGGGATGCACCTTGCCGTCAGGGCCATAATATAAAACATCCACAATTCCATAAGGCCGTTCACTCAAGGCAATTTCGGAATATTTGCCAGCCTTACCGACGCCATCCACAGGATGAATGGGGCTGGGGTCAAAACCAACGATAGTGATGCGAGCTGGGCTCACCTTGCCACCTGAACTAACATTCACAGCAACGGTGCCACTAGAGCCCAGGGTGCAATTGACTCCACTGACAGTGAAGGTCGCCTGATCAAAACTACCGCTTGTACATTTGCCAGCATTGGGGCCTTGATCTAACAAATAACCTTCTTTGTAAACTTCTATCGCATATTTGCCGTTCCCAAACATTTGTGCCTTAACATCGACCCCACTCGAAGCAATGCCACTAAAACTACCATCGGCCTTTGACCAAATCATCGAAACAGGTTGTTTGTCTTTGTCCACAATCTGCAAAATCACGACCCTAGCATGGTCCACCGGTGCACCTTGAGAATCGACCACCTTGCCATTAATCAATACCTTGGAAACACCCAAGGCATCGAAGCCAGCGGCCAAGGCAGAATTAATATCGCCATCGCCCACGGAAAAATAGCGTGTGTAAGTGTTGGTGCCGGGTTTTAACATATTACGAATTTTCACATCCGAGGCATCACCAAACGGAATTAGGTGCAAGAAACTTTCTTCCCCAAAAAAGATCGGCACAACCCCCGGAATATTAAGCCCACCGGCGAGTTTTAATGTCCCATCTTCCTGTAAAAACGGCATAGGATCGTAGAAAAAGCCGTAGGATACTTTGATATCATCTTCTAGCCCACTATAAAGAATAGCCGGTATATTGTCTTGTTGTACATCCTTTACATAGCCCTGTTTGGGGATAAAGGTTTCAATGATACCAGAACCATTAACCCATTCCCCAACCGGAAAGGGTACGGGCTCACTGCCTTGATTGAATAAATGTGTTTGGATAGTAATGTAATTTTTGTCGGGCTTTAGAATATAGTCCGTCACAACGGTTTGTGAAATGTTACGCAGTTCCAAAATATTTTCAAAAGGGTCGTAGAGGTCATTAAAACGAACATCAAAATACAATTCAACATTCTTCAGCACTCTTGCAAACGGCACAATAATCGCAGCTTGAATGTAATCATAAACATCTATGACACCCGTGGCACGTATAACCACAGGCCCCTGGGCAAAATCGGCATTAAGGATTTCTAATTTTTGATAATTGGCCGTCCATGAAACATTGAAGGCTGGAAACAAAACCGCAAAATTATCTTGCCCTGGTTCGTTGGCACTGCGCATGAGGTCTGCATCAATGAGGTTACCACCAAAGGTCCAAAGCCCCGTATTGCGGGTAGGTTTTTGAATGATGAAGCGCGCTTTGTCATTTTGAATAAGAATATCCCCAGTGCGCCCTTGG
This genomic window contains:
- a CDS encoding diguanylate cyclase, which translates into the protein MKPIQNLRKDLGLQLGIATGFLLACFFTLVLLFLQSLPPEQLANYSLIRTLALFAGLSFVVAIYGVKLVAKLLINRPLNKITRVLQQLEKGDMTARVDSNAIDELGILSRRLNKMLLKLSELERIRLHSDRKLVIAEEELKYNKVLEEKTRIIEETNNRLKNALREYSLLSRVSNTLSSVLDPNELYLILSEVISRELMIAEFAIFVTDHRKKNFILSASHGLTNLELVGQTKVKLQEPLLTEIMKKPEPLLIRNSSMVSEYLEGHEFIFPERCCLFVPILRKDKLLGILYFSRPVKDGFNLNEKELLVTLSSQVAVALENANLFSQAKELTITDDLTNIYNRRYFYQALTMEVKRSKRFKRPLSLLMVDVDYFKKFNDNFGHLVGDQVLKDLAAVLSKNIREVDTLARYGGEEFAIILLDTEVYNAYQIAEKIRNIIEEHFKDAKMGQQDVGKITISVGVSGMPADAITMDDLINHADIALYSAKIKGRNQVVVYNRKVKPALKAV
- a CDS encoding biotin--[acetyl-CoA-carboxylase] ligase; the protein is MKFNQESLVKTLSPIQNLDKILFFPTLDSTQDYAKANVKAWQGQTVLIVADGQTTGHGQWGRSWESPAGVNLYLTLVVFPNIPVQQAPFINVACGLGLQKAFKENLNLHSMIKWPNDLYLHGKKFVGLLSELVEVEAGHRAVLIGMGININCELKQFSESVQKIATSLKIETGKNFDRNELLAFLLPEVLSGIQILETEGIKPLLEDFKKYSSFVGQKVRFVENNQEILGKVFGLSEEGWLEVVDEKNRLHQLVSGEVYLCS
- a CDS encoding type III pantothenate kinase, with the protein product MLLAIDVGNTNMVIGIYEDGKLLHHWRMETKKERTADEFGIFFKELLQFANLKMTDVDHIIISNVVPPLEFALTRMSDRYFGVKPIFVRAQLKLPIKIGLKIPEEVGADRLVNAVGAIYKYKGALIIIDFGTATTFDFISANRLYKGGCIAPGIAISNEALYQNASKLPRVEIARPKKVIGTTTIESMQAGVFFGYLGLIDETVRRIQREVKVKTTVIATGGFTSLFAKESKTIQHVEPFLTLDGLLHIFNYLRAKK
- a CDS encoding alanine dehydrogenase — protein: MIIGITKEIKDGEGRVALLPEAVRSLVRQGITVLVEKGAGCSAGFPDMLYKKAGGQLINQASRVWQRADLIVKVKEPLLQEFKYFRPGLKLFCFLHLAANPRLVVALKKHRVKIYPFEEYRNAQGLTAILHPMSEIAGKLSIALGLHFLGRVQGGKGVWPNHVVVVGAGSVGLAATQVALGVGARVSLFDVNKKKGLSHLKRNPQLKFYLSRPQTLSTQMKHADIVIGAVHVPKSKTPHVIRAAMVKKMEPGSVLVDVAVDQGGASETTHPTSHSHPSYVKYDVIHVAIPNIPALVPRTASIALSKVVAPLVPKVLKNSN
- a CDS encoding MBL fold metallo-hydrolase yields the protein MKVTLLGTGTSTGIPVIGCECKVCNSADPKNKRSRASCFVEVEGKNFLIDTSTDFREQVLKNNIKRIDAVLFTHAHADHIHGIDDLRCFNYLQKEEIPVYIDDVSYDKMNKYFDYIFCNCDESLGFIPRLIRKPIAAVMEIKGIQVNAFPMQHGKGITYGYRIGNIAYCTDVKSIPETSQAYLENLDLLILDSLRFKPHPTHMNMEESLALVQKVKPKHTVFIHMTHDIDHDVVNRELPAGVELGYDGMELDI
- a CDS encoding carboxypeptidase regulatory-like domain-containing protein yields the protein MKFSQWGLLPLLLLGLVSCGGGGKDKDGFSGQGVFGPNVSGTPTTFRGAGIINDPTFLIGGPMGQGRTGDILIQNDKARFIIQKPTRNTGLWTFGGNLIDADLMRSANEPGQDNFAVLFPAFNVSWTANYQKLEILNADFAQGPVVIRATGVIDVYDYIQAAIIVPFARVLKNVELYFDVRFNDLYDPFENILELRNISQTVVTDYILKPDKNYITIQTHLFNQGSEPVPFPVGEWVNGSGIIETFIPKQGYVKDVQQDNIPAILYSGLEDDIKVSYGFFYDPMPFLQEDGTLKLAGGLNIPGVVPIFFGEESFLHLIPFGDASDVKIRNMLKPGTNTYTRYFSVGDGDINSALAAGFDALGVSKVLINGKVVDSQGAPVDHARVVILQIVDKDKQPVSMIWSKADGSFSGIASSGVDVKAQMFGNGKYAIEVYKEGYLLDQGPNAGKCTSGSFDQATFTVSGVNCTLGSSGTVAVNVSSGGKVSPARITIVGFDPSPIHPVDGVGKAGKYSEIALSERPYGIVDVLYYGPDGKVHPNGSSRVISDNQFRLEPGQYKIYITRGFEYSVYSQSVNMAAGGKTTINAATEHVLATPGYVGMDLHLHSVNSADSAFGLASRVYATLGEGMDVILSTDHDFVTDYKPIVQALNSQGYIGAMAGDEITPLAFGHFLAFPLTVDPNSTTGGAYDYTLMPSDDPANPSHDYVQGPGEFFKNIDAQNPGTQVLQLAHVLDPIYGNLKIAGLVTSTLFPDAQPLYTVGDPVNYRLHTNTNSAGGFQAPFPPGTSELMTFDFTALELIVGAYPDVAEMLFDSALPTYFNMLNLGLIKTATGSSDSHVQIREPIGSPRNYIRSSIDPRDGFGNQYSSISEEEVAVNTNNHQVIVSNGPYIQVVAKSADATQATTIGGTISGGHVDLEIKVSSVEYVDWDTVEIYTNADGVPAMDAMDKTYQGPAKNFFLGIPTGDGTGPQAIKNRYFIKPKVKLVKGNGFEQSVEDGVRRATISQSFDFNEDTWIVVVVRSSNNVKSMFPIITKGLDPTKVSQADFFNKLQNAPHTIGGVRAFAFTNPVFIDVDGNGFVAKYVASGVSPL